The DNA window CCAAACAGAATCCACATGGAGGCAATGAGGGAGCCGAAAGCCAGCATGAAGCCAATGAAGAGCCACACTCGAGCGCCTGCAACAGCAGATAAGAAAGTATTCGTTATTGGGCTCTGCCACAGACGCTGTTTGGGTAGCTTTAATGTCACTGCACGTTTACACATAGCTACATCTAAATTATGGCTATAAGAAGTGTATGAAACTTACAAAACcgtaattataatataaatgttattttaaaaagtttttcaatGGCTTTATAATTGATAAAgtggggttaaaaaaaaattcactcaATGGCATTCATAAGAAGTGAATTAGTCAACCTCACCTGTCTGTCCGAGGCAGCCCTCGCTGTAGCTGTCTCCTCTCACTTGGCCATTTGAAACTGCATTTATCCTGGATGGAccgaaaaaataaataaaaaacacatcagCAATGACTAAGCAGGATTTGTTCAAGTCTGTAtttgtccaaaaacacaaaaatactgtaaaatgcAGCTGCTCACAgctttaaaaatggaaaaaactgaaaagtgtGGCATGCAAAAGTACTCAGACACCCACATCTATAATTTGTTGAGTCATTTTTCGCTGCAATCACAGCAGCAAAGCTTTTAGGATCTATGTCTACAAGCCTAGCACTACTTTGTTCAATAGCTCCAGCTCAGTCAGAATCCCGGTGacatacaattacatttacaacgGGACAAAACGTGGAAAACTTCAGTGGGTGTGAGTACTTTGGCAAaccgctgtaaaaaaaaatatcataataATCTTTCAAAACTGTCAGAAAATGATTGCATGCCATCTTAGCATTGGGAATGGAAAACTGTCTCACAGTGAGACACAAGCCTATTGATTTATATATAACGCCCCGTTTTGTTACTATTATTGTTCCAACACTAACACAGTgtgaacatgaaaataaaaatgcaggtgATCTTACATCAGAAACGCCAGAGTAGCAATGACGCCGCATGTATGATAGGCATGATGAAACTGTCCCTCATCAGGATACTTCACTGCTGCATCGATGATGATCCACCAACCAGTGAAgaactgaaaacaaaacataactTGTTAAACAACTTCACCACTGGAGAGTTCATGGTCGACTCTACGCAAAGAGATGAAGTCAAGCGAATGTTACCAGAACTCCAGCAGCGACTGAGGCGATGGTGTTTCTTCTCTCGCCCCAGTCCACGTTACACTCACAGTCTCCACACCTGATTCCATCCAGAAACCCCGACATGGCTCTGAAATAAAACGCACcacaataaaaatgtgttttgccacatgtaattttttattcaaaaaagcacaaaaaaaggttgttttttttcacatttaataACATTGACAAGGACAACTCATTCTCCACAAAGGCAGAGTGAAATTACTTTTACAGTCACCTCAGTGTAGCTTTGGTCTATTTAATACATTGTACATATAAGTGTATAACTATATATACTACTCAGCCATTGCATGTTGACCACGTCTCCTTCTTTGGAGATGCTTCAAAAGCAATAGAATGAGGAGAAAATTATGCCAGTGTCTAAAAAAGAACTAATTATGCAAAAAATTAGTGAACTGCTGAAGAAGAAGTGAAGGTCAACTTAATTAGTTACCTCCAGgaaaattaatgaatgaaacCATTTACATattcaaacaatatttacacatgTGAACAATCTAAAGTCCATTTTGTAATCTacagacatattttttttccataattaaGAAGACATGGATGAGCAAATGacttaaataatacattttaattaatatcACGTTATTATTAACTATCAAATTAAGTCTCTGCAACACTCAGATTCCTATACGTGGCCATTTTTATACCTCAATCATCAACTGACAAAGAAACGTACATATTGCCTGACATCTACAATAATTCAACATGTGGAAACTAAGAGAAAGGATTTCATTGAAGTTATCAGTGGTAATAGTTTTTAGTAAATCCACAACACAATCCCCAAGtctaataaatgtttgttgtgtgttttttttaattggaagTGTCCCATAGTGTATATCTATACACCAGCAGTCTATCCGTACAATAGATGAAGTAGcctgactcaaggattcttccttccacTGCCGTgtgtttgaatcccactttcaatttttgacatactgtatatttttcattttaacatatttaacacggcaaattacgcctttataaatacatatacgaaaagaaaaaaaagccccaaaacattttagggtatttcctgggttagggctaaaataaaagggttagcggggtagctaaaaataaatatgagtttaaataaaactgacggaactttaagtcacgtggtgcacctaacACGTGACCTAATCTGGCCAATGAGAGGATAGACTGCCGTTCTATTGACACGTAtttcgtacggatagccactgcgtCATAATTGTATATACAAAACTTGGAAATTGTCCAAttgtataataaaaacaatctaACATATCTAGTATGCAAAATTTAGTATACAAGCACAACCTATGCATGTCCTATTTTTAAGATAGTTTTACTGTCTTTTTCACTGTATGTGTATGACTTTTACAGTTTATTGACTTAGTTAAAAGGCCGGTTACTAACTTCCTTATGTCCTAGCAATAGTTGGATTATTgtcatatatacacacagatatTTTAAACTTCTAATCATGGGATGAATCCCAATAACCGTGTTCCTTTGCAGTAGCTTTAGCTTGCATTGCGAATGATGCTGAATCCCCTGCCTTGTAAACACACATTCCCAGGACCAAACAACCAATCCGCTAAAAACAACTGAATATTTATAGTCTATTTACCAAATTATTAGTGTGTGTATGAGGCTAAAGAGGGCATTGAGAATGTTAAAGGAATAAAAGCAGCGTGTCGTCGTCTTCTTTTGTTCATCCCTTTGGTGCTAGCAAACATTTCCTTGTACGTTTTTCTTCTTGCAACGAAGTACTTCAATATGAAACAAGAACTGAACCATTTAACCCCGTAACTAAAAGAAAGGAGCAGAGAGTCGGTAATATGTGTCTATGGTGACATTTTATGTGTAATTCCTAccttttgttaatgtttttgatgTGGCTCCGTTTGATAAAAACGAGTTCACTTCCGACACACTTCCGACACACTGTCACACGCATGCGCAGTGTCCCCGAACTCTTGACGCGAGAATCTCACGTTCCATGATGCGTTCAAgtatctttatttaaaattgtattttttttaagcgTATATCATCCTACAACTGACAACCATGGTGGGCCATTCAGTGTTTTAGCATGTTAACATAAGCATTAATTAAATCTtgaatcaaagaaataataaatagtATTAATCTTTGTTTATCAAGTCTATCTTGAATTTATGCAGTCAccatttgctgtgtttttgtctgtacTGACACCTACATATCCAGTGTATAGTTTGTGAAACATTGCAAATTTAATTGGTATTTCATaatctgttttgtgtgttatttaaataataataatcaggacAGTGGGTTAAAAATATGAGATCTTTTCCTTTATTGCCCAACAGATGAAGGATTTTTTTCCAGCCTTGTGAGTGTCACATGAGTGCCTCAGGCATTCGTCTTCAAACAGAGGATCATGAGAAACATTTGGTTCTGTAGCATCAGTATCATTagctttattgattttttttttgggaaacgACATTCAACGTGTTAGCGTAAAGCatacatttagaaaaaacattGGAAAATTATCTTAGTGGTCCATGAAAATATGTAGCAGTATATATCTGTGTATTAGTCAGTGCAGGCTGTGGAAAGATTTGCTGATTCCTGGACTACAAAGAAGGATTCAACGTGTGTGGTACAGAATGTCATGTTAGCTATCACATTTTAGGCTTTTATTGCAAACAGAGCCATTCTTCTTAGAAGATCCCAAGCAACTGCAGGGCGATGGCTATGGACAGGCCAATGACTCCCAAATATCCAATGTAGCCATAGGCACCATTCATCCTCTTTGCAggatctaaaaaaataataataaaaaaacaagagcgAGCAAACAGTTAGTGTAACAAATAgatttttatgaataaatataacctgtaaactaaaatacacaataaacgATCATCGActtatatttcatatattagagttattgttaatatgCAAATCAGTAACGTAGAATGTATATATGATAATTATGAACATTGGTTATTTAATATTggtgcacacgtacacacaatATGCGATAGCCTCTTATTATACCTGAAGACAGTTTTATTAATCCTCCCTGTCCCTAGTCATCTAGCTTTATCAGCTTTTATATTTGCTGAGATGTTGCACACTTTGGCCTTGTGTTCTAAGTCAGCTTCCTGGCTTTATTGAGTTTGCAAGCTTGTGGTTGAGAAATGTATTTAATGGGCATTGTCTGAAAGCAGGAAATGGGCACATCTAATCTTTAAttatta is part of the Gouania willdenowi unplaced genomic scaffold, fGouWil2.1 scaffold_111_arrow_ctg1, whole genome shotgun sequence genome and encodes:
- the LOC114458403 gene encoding transmembrane protein 50A, with product MSGFLDGIRCGDCECNVDWGERRNTIASVAAGVLFFTGWWIIIDAAVKYPDEGQFHHAYHTCGVIATLAFLMINAVSNGQVRGDSYSEGCLGQTGARVWLFIGFMLAFGSLIASMWILFGGFVVPKKPVYPGIAIFFQNAFIFFGGLVFKFGRTEDLWQ